From a single Myotis daubentonii chromosome 5, mMyoDau2.1, whole genome shotgun sequence genomic region:
- the LOC132234327 gene encoding neuropeptide Y receptor type 6-like codes for MELSLNHPAPNKTNIKSNNSAFFYFESCRPPSLAWLLLLIAYTVVLIVGLSGNLSLIIIIFKKQREAQNVTNILIANLSLSDILVCVMCIPFTVIYTLMDHWIFGDTMCKLTSYVQSVSISVSIFSLVLIAVERYQLIVNPRGWKPNVSHAYWGITLIWLFSLLLSIPFFLSYHLTDEPFHNLSLSTDFNTHQVACVENWPSKKNQLLFTTSLFMLQYCVPLSFILICYLKIIICLRRRTGKVDRKRENESRLNENKRINTMLISIVVTFGACWLPLNIFNVIFDWNHNVLKTCHHDLVFVVCHLVAMVSTCINPLFYGFLNKNFQKDLVVLIHHCWCFTPRERYENIAISTLHTDESKGSLRLAPTSTGI; via the coding sequence ATGGAACTTTCTTTAAACCATCCAGCACCTAATAAAACCAATATAAAGAGCAACAACTCTGCATTTTTCTACTTTGAGTCCTGTCGACCCCCTTCTCTAGCCTGGCTCCTATTACTCATAGCCTACACTGTGGTCTTAATTGTGGGCCTTTCTGGAAacctctctctcatcattatcaTCTTTAAGAAGCAGAGAGAAGCTCAGAATGTCACCAACATACTGAttgccaatctctctctctctgacatctTGGTATGTGTCATGTGCATCCCTTTTACTGTCATCTATACTCTGATGGACCACTGGATATTTGGAGATACCATGTGCAAACTCACTTCCTATGTACAGAGTGTCTCCATTTCTGTATCCATATTCTCACTTGTGTTAATTGCTGTTGAAAGATATCAGCTGATTGTGAACCCCCGTGGCTGGAAGCCCAATGTATCTCATGCCTACTGGGGTATCACCTTGATTTGGCTGTTTTCCCTTCTGTTGTCTATTCCCTTCTTCCTGTCCTACCACCTCACTGATGAGCCTTTCCACAacctctctctatccactgactTCAATACTCACCAGGTGGCCTGTGTAGAGAACTGGCCCTCCAAAAAGAACCAGCTCCTCTTCACTACCTCCCTATTTATGCTCCAGTATTGTGTCCCTCTGAGCTTCATCCTCATCTGCTACCTGAAGATTATTATCTGCCTCCGTAGGAGAACTGGAAAGgtagacagaaagagagaaaatgagagccGGCTCAATGAGAACAAGAGGATCAACACAATGTTGATCTCCATTGTGGTGACGTTTGGGGCCTGCTGGTTGCCCTTGAATATCTTCAATGTCATCTTTGACTGGAATCATAACGTGTTGAAGACCTGCCACCATGACCTGGTATTTGTGGTTTGCCACTTGGTTGCTATGGTTTCTACATGCATAAACCCTCTCTTTTATGGTTTTCTCAACAAAAATTTTCAAAAGGACCTGGTGGTGCTTATTCACCACTGCTGGTGCTTTACACCTCGGGAAAGATATGAAAATATTGCCATCTCCACTCTGCACACAGATGAATCTAAGGGATCATTAAGATTGGCTCCTACATCAACAGGTATATAA